A genomic region of Limnochordia bacterium contains the following coding sequences:
- a CDS encoding coenzyme F420-0:L-glutamate ligase → MSFTLPKNAGVVVLGLKTGLIMPTDDIVEIAVDAVKDTVEDKDIVCVTESVVARSQNRYVTCDELVEDLREKMPIEETGTLAIISPIVSRNRFALILEAVARAVNNGRVLVQLSVPFDEVGNQVMDEEFANSRLRLKRVLGSLQEVRGNTPQMNVLIREIIAALKFQEIGYTVVAIRKITGKGVADITLESPDGRRMVAEVTFEDLAGTADKAIGIMQDTGAEAALAVAVDLQAREIAIVDSEEFLAGKVQPQVYSYADRLTLYNADDLITLEEIGERLFPHPITGIDYARMYAEIIEKEGAKCEIIYTENPLTVFNFGNIDGIIIGAVHERESLKNLFHSFGTKTPMLTLQDFGPKPWGVIGSNVSDLEKGILKLLPDNADDVCDAIVKRVKEVTGKHIEVLVFGDGAYKDPDTGIYELADPYPAIGCSEGLRHASLRQGAKLKLLVETMFREGHSREEIAELLNNTESSQSSLGTTPRRITSIIATIADLAAGSADAGTPIVLVKNFGFK, encoded by the coding sequence GTGAGCTTCACATTACCAAAAAATGCAGGTGTAGTGGTATTAGGATTGAAAACGGGACTGATCATGCCTACTGACGATATCGTGGAGATTGCCGTCGATGCGGTCAAAGATACCGTAGAGGACAAGGACATTGTCTGCGTTACTGAGTCGGTGGTTGCTCGTTCCCAAAACCGGTATGTCACTTGCGATGAGCTAGTGGAGGACTTAAGGGAGAAGATGCCGATTGAAGAGACGGGCACCCTTGCCATTATTAGCCCTATTGTGAGTCGGAATCGGTTTGCCTTGATTTTAGAGGCTGTTGCCAGAGCAGTGAATAATGGTAGGGTTTTGGTGCAGCTAAGTGTCCCCTTCGACGAAGTTGGTAATCAAGTGATGGATGAGGAATTTGCAAACAGCCGTCTTCGTCTAAAACGGGTGTTGGGTAGTCTTCAAGAGGTCCGGGGAAACACCCCCCAGATGAACGTTTTGATTCGGGAAATTATTGCTGCATTGAAGTTTCAGGAGATCGGATACACAGTGGTGGCGATTCGCAAGATCACTGGCAAGGGTGTGGCTGACATTACCCTTGAGTCTCCCGATGGGCGGCGGATGGTGGCGGAAGTCACATTCGAGGATCTGGCGGGTACAGCAGATAAAGCGATTGGCATCATGCAAGATACCGGTGCCGAAGCTGCGTTAGCTGTAGCAGTGGACCTACAGGCTAGGGAGATTGCCATTGTCGATTCCGAGGAGTTTCTAGCAGGCAAGGTCCAACCCCAGGTATATTCCTATGCCGATCGGCTAACTTTGTACAATGCGGATGATCTGATTACCCTGGAGGAAATCGGCGAAAGACTGTTTCCGCACCCGATTACTGGCATTGACTATGCCCGTATGTATGCGGAGATTATTGAAAAAGAAGGCGCCAAGTGTGAGATAATCTATACCGAGAACCCCCTTACCGTATTCAACTTTGGGAACATTGATGGGATTATCATTGGAGCAGTACACGAGCGGGAATCGCTTAAGAATCTGTTTCATTCCTTTGGCACCAAGACGCCAATGCTAACCTTACAGGATTTTGGCCCCAAGCCATGGGGGGTTATCGGCTCTAATGTATCAGATTTGGAGAAGGGAATCCTAAAGTTACTTCCAGATAATGCCGACGACGTATGCGATGCCATTGTTAAGCGCGTTAAGGAAGTGACGGGTAAGCATATTGAGGTGTTGGTGTTTGGTGATGGTGCGTACAAGGATCCTGATACAGGCATCTACGAACTTGCGGATCCATATCCGGCCATTGGGTGCAGTGAAGGGCTTCGACATGCTTCCCTCCGTCAGGGTGCAAAACTAAAACTACTAGTTGAGACCATGTTTCGCGAGGGACATTCCCGAGAAGAGATCGCTGAGCTACTGAATAATACCGAGAGTTCCCAAAGCAGTCTAGGTACGACCCCAAGGCGGATCACTAGCATTATTGCGACTATTGCCGATCTTGCAGCAGGCTCCGCAGATGCAGGTACTCCCATTGTGTTAGTAAAGAACTTTGGATTTAAGTAA
- a CDS encoding putative manganese-dependent inorganic diphosphatase encodes MNQKMPLSQSTVYVIGHRNPDCDSIVSSIAYATVKNAQSPGYLAVPARIGPINRETAFVLEEFGFAPPLFLPHAHPQVKDASFDPPMLLPKDATLLEVWTQMQKERAVTACVVDDAETLAGVVTIGDIAKAQFKASIDDSRYTCPIANLAEVLMGEILVQGADYFAGSVVVGDTSQAQVSADNLFLIGDRTRLQMAAIKQGVGVLVVTGDADVAPQVVELAAKQGTTLLRVPLDTFSCTSLLWQAVPVDQVMTSSNIRTVNTDDLLREVSDEMKEHPFKLYPVLDEHNRPIGVIGRNHLADRSAKQFILVDHNEKNQSIDGIEQARILEVIDHHRISAVETDQPILFVNRPWGATATIISQLSREQHIQLRPQLAGLMCGAILSDTLAFRSPTSTSQDEHEAHYLAQIAGIELDSLAHRLLQAASDIEQIDPQEILRSDFKEFTVGKSKVGIGQTMIYGQSVDALKKDLLRAMKHLMDDAGYALVALMLTNVLNRATEMLWVAKDPTLAKRAFKAPHGATSFTLPEVMSRKRQVVPAVIKAIREQD; translated from the coding sequence ATGAATCAAAAAATGCCTCTTAGTCAATCCACGGTGTATGTCATTGGACATAGAAATCCCGATTGTGATTCCATCGTCTCTAGCATTGCCTATGCAACGGTAAAAAACGCCCAATCCCCAGGTTACCTTGCTGTTCCCGCCAGGATTGGACCGATCAACAGGGAGACCGCCTTCGTATTGGAGGAGTTTGGCTTTGCACCACCACTGTTTCTGCCCCACGCCCACCCTCAGGTTAAGGATGCCTCCTTCGATCCACCAATGCTCCTTCCCAAAGACGCCACTCTCCTTGAGGTATGGACACAGATGCAGAAGGAGCGGGCAGTAACAGCATGCGTCGTTGACGATGCGGAAACTCTAGCAGGGGTTGTTACCATCGGAGATATTGCCAAGGCCCAGTTTAAAGCATCAATAGACGATTCCCGTTACACATGCCCCATTGCCAATCTTGCTGAAGTACTGATGGGGGAGATCCTTGTGCAAGGAGCCGACTATTTTGCAGGCTCCGTGGTGGTTGGTGATACGTCCCAAGCCCAAGTTTCTGCAGACAACCTCTTTCTTATAGGAGATAGGACTAGGTTGCAGATGGCAGCTATCAAACAGGGGGTAGGTGTCCTTGTTGTCACCGGTGATGCAGACGTTGCTCCCCAGGTAGTGGAACTTGCGGCTAAACAAGGAACAACCCTACTCCGTGTGCCCTTGGACACCTTCAGTTGTACCAGCCTACTGTGGCAGGCTGTACCGGTGGATCAAGTCATGACCAGCAGTAATATTAGGACCGTAAATACCGATGATCTGTTGCGGGAAGTCAGTGATGAGATGAAGGAACACCCCTTCAAGCTATACCCTGTCTTGGACGAGCACAATCGTCCCATCGGAGTCATCGGACGTAATCATCTTGCCGACCGATCGGCAAAACAATTCATCCTTGTAGATCACAATGAGAAAAACCAGTCCATAGATGGAATAGAGCAGGCAAGGATTCTGGAGGTAATCGATCACCACCGCATTAGTGCCGTGGAGACAGATCAGCCCATTCTATTTGTAAACCGGCCTTGGGGAGCCACCGCAACCATTATTAGCCAATTGTCTCGGGAGCAGCATATACAGCTAAGACCCCAATTGGCCGGACTCATGTGCGGGGCGATTTTATCGGATACCCTAGCCTTTAGATCTCCCACGTCCACCTCTCAAGATGAACATGAGGCCCACTACTTGGCCCAAATCGCAGGGATTGAGCTAGACTCCTTAGCCCACAGGCTGCTTCAAGCTGCCTCAGATATTGAGCAGATCGACCCCCAAGAGATTCTAAGATCAGACTTTAAGGAGTTTACCGTGGGGAAATCTAAAGTAGGCATTGGCCAGACCATGATCTACGGCCAATCGGTGGATGCTTTGAAAAAGGATTTACTAAGAGCAATGAAGCACCTGATGGACGATGCCGGGTACGCACTTGTGGCTTTAATGCTCACCAATGTGCTCAACCGGGCAACTGAGATGCTGTGGGTAGCCAAAGATCCTACATTGGCAAAGAGAGCCTTTAAGGCGCCCCACGGAGCCACCTCCTTCACCCTGCCAGAGGTGATGTCCCGGAAAAGACAAGTGGTTCCTGCGGTAATCAAGGCTATCCGGGAACAAGACTAG
- a CDS encoding N-acetylmuramoyl-L-alanine amidase, with product MLRDLRISRKLALSFVVLLFLMVCPASAQNTIELIGVTSGEADGVCYVELTMTQSAEYNAFMLTAPERLVVDLEDVVVPDAPKQVMVENGIVKGARVGQYTTEKARVVIDLDCLVGYTVQSRSEGDNQILRITFSDSEGFVQNVTGALFDRESSNARVAVATTGQVSTRISSLKDPLRLVIDLEPAVLVTPFQQLEIGDEAVRGLRLSQYTQDVVRIVLDLAYPLAAVAREWDAATGILPIDLYYRLASLDMSVNEHGVEVIASCSGPMEPSSHLLKEPARFFVDVPGTVPMPGLESSFNPCPPITGVRIAEHLPGQTRLVFDLDYPILPAVTRPDASTLSMVFPTRPVAGKTVTIDPGHGGYAPGAIGPSGAYEKDVVLAISQILEQMLTTSGANVILTRASDINPTWAARIQSAQQDQTDLFISIHANGAIRQQAEGTETFYQTGRDDGRKLAMAVHSELVKTINRIDRGVKARGDLLVLRQAEVPAILVEVAFITHPEEEKLLKDPDFQKQAALGIFLGINQYFGGQRGITYDHTWLPELEPMQKEETSQILDVKLEAKGPSSQWLRDELLVLPEVELLWRASKLPPKQLERNFFILGPLGIPAVGLHPESNVAEAGSSGLAGTRIAKTAERGQTAFERDYLLYMID from the coding sequence ATGTTACGTGACCTGCGGATTAGCCGAAAACTAGCCTTGAGTTTTGTCGTCCTTTTGTTTCTGATGGTATGTCCTGCGTCTGCTCAAAATACCATTGAGTTGATCGGGGTTACCAGTGGCGAGGCTGACGGTGTCTGCTATGTCGAACTGACTATGACCCAGTCTGCAGAATATAATGCTTTTATGCTTACTGCACCGGAACGTTTAGTTGTAGATTTGGAGGACGTGGTGGTTCCCGATGCACCAAAGCAAGTGATGGTAGAAAACGGGATCGTCAAAGGAGCTCGAGTTGGTCAGTATACCACGGAAAAGGCTCGGGTAGTGATTGATCTAGATTGTTTGGTGGGCTATACCGTACAAAGCAGGAGTGAAGGCGACAACCAGATCCTAAGGATTACTTTTAGTGATAGTGAAGGGTTTGTGCAGAATGTCACCGGGGCCTTGTTTGACCGAGAATCGTCCAATGCCCGGGTAGCCGTTGCTACAACGGGTCAAGTATCTACGCGCATCAGTAGTCTAAAGGATCCCCTCCGTTTGGTAATCGACCTTGAGCCGGCGGTTTTAGTCACTCCTTTCCAGCAGCTGGAAATTGGGGATGAGGCGGTACGGGGGCTGCGGTTAAGCCAATACACCCAGGATGTGGTGAGGATTGTCTTGGATTTGGCATATCCCCTTGCCGCGGTGGCTAGGGAATGGGATGCCGCAACAGGGATCCTCCCTATTGATCTTTACTACCGGCTAGCATCCCTGGATATGAGTGTGAACGAGCATGGTGTCGAAGTCATTGCCAGCTGCAGTGGACCAATGGAGCCAAGTAGTCACCTGCTCAAAGAACCGGCGAGGTTCTTTGTGGACGTGCCAGGGACTGTCCCCATGCCAGGCTTGGAAAGTAGCTTTAATCCCTGCCCTCCGATTACCGGCGTTCGGATTGCCGAACACTTGCCGGGGCAGACGAGGTTAGTGTTTGACCTGGACTACCCGATACTGCCCGCGGTGACAAGGCCTGATGCATCTACCCTTAGTATGGTTTTCCCCACGCGGCCTGTTGCGGGTAAAACCGTCACAATTGATCCTGGACATGGGGGGTATGCACCTGGGGCCATTGGTCCTTCGGGAGCGTACGAAAAAGATGTGGTACTGGCCATATCTCAGATACTAGAGCAGATGCTAACAACCAGCGGTGCTAACGTTATCCTTACCCGGGCAAGCGACATCAACCCAACCTGGGCAGCCCGTATACAATCTGCCCAGCAGGATCAAACCGATTTGTTTATCAGTATCCATGCCAATGGCGCCATCCGTCAACAGGCCGAAGGGACTGAAACCTTCTACCAAACCGGACGGGATGATGGCAGAAAGCTAGCTATGGCCGTGCATAGTGAACTGGTTAAAACCATTAACCGGATAGATCGGGGAGTAAAGGCCCGGGGAGACTTACTCGTATTAAGGCAGGCGGAGGTTCCTGCCATTTTGGTCGAAGTTGCTTTTATTACCCATCCTGAAGAGGAGAAACTACTTAAGGATCCTGACTTTCAAAAACAGGCTGCCCTTGGAATCTTTCTGGGTATAAATCAGTACTTTGGAGGACAGCGGGGGATCACCTATGATCATACATGGCTGCCGGAGTTGGAGCCAATGCAGAAAGAAGAGACCTCGCAGATCTTGGACGTCAAGTTAGAGGCGAAGGGACCAAGCAGTCAGTGGTTACGGGATGAACTATTGGTTCTGCCAGAGGTGGAGTTGCTCTGGCGAGCCAGTAAGCTTCCGCCAAAACAGCTGGAGCGGAACTTCTTTATCTTAGGACCACTGGGAATTCCCGCGGTGGGGCTGCACCCTGAAAGCAATGTAGCTGAAGCAGGAAGTTCTGGCCTTGCAGGAACTAGGATAGCCAAAACAGCGGAAAGAGGACAGACTGCCTTTGAACGAGACTATTTATTGTACATGATTGACTAG
- a CDS encoding GerMN domain-containing protein: MKRFIILAVGTLCIILAIWGIFRLVGPKEINIVLYFASLDGQHLVPVETKVPAVDLGQIVALLLAGPQEADVSATFPQGLSQPKVTLHDGLVYVDFQGDLLVGGLGGTSGETLAVYSLVNTLTQFAEVEAVQILIEGQPVDSLFGHLDTSGPFVADPSLVVGYDSTKNRID, from the coding sequence ATGAAACGGTTTATCATACTTGCTGTGGGCACACTTTGTATTATCTTGGCTATCTGGGGTATCTTTAGACTGGTGGGGCCCAAGGAGATAAATATCGTGTTGTACTTTGCATCTCTTGATGGTCAGCATCTTGTTCCGGTGGAGACAAAGGTACCTGCAGTGGATTTGGGGCAAATTGTTGCTCTTCTTCTGGCAGGACCACAAGAGGCAGACGTTTCAGCGACTTTTCCCCAGGGGCTCAGTCAGCCTAAGGTTACCTTGCATGATGGTCTAGTTTATGTAGATTTCCAGGGAGACTTACTCGTCGGTGGCCTTGGTGGTACCTCCGGAGAAACACTGGCTGTATACTCTTTGGTAAATACGCTGACACAGTTTGCTGAGGTGGAAGCCGTGCAGATACTAATTGAAGGCCAGCCGGTTGATTCCCTCTTTGGCCATCTGGATACAAGTGGACCCTTCGTTGCCGATCCGAGTCTTGTGGTGGGGTATGATTCCACCAAAAACAGGATAGACTAG
- the murI gene encoding glutamate racemase, which produces MANRIGVYDSGLGGLTVVSKLREYLPDCSITYFADTARLPYGDKTPEEINVYAWQIISFLQSQQADLIVVACNTSSALALDNMRRIFQIPLVGVISFGVRAAVRVSKSGKIGLIATTATVNSKAYEREAADQSDSVIYSQPCPLLVPLVEAGRTGTKESLDALKAYVTPLVSQRIDTLILGCTHYPFLVPELESFLPKGIQIIDPAEETALEVQRQIGDCPGPRVDYYFCSGNPEEFRNRAKGLGYELEVVKAVDMDQLYPRSSFEG; this is translated from the coding sequence ATGGCAAACCGAATTGGTGTGTATGATTCTGGATTAGGCGGACTGACGGTAGTCAGTAAACTTCGAGAGTATTTACCAGATTGCTCAATTACCTATTTCGCAGATACGGCACGGCTTCCCTATGGGGACAAAACCCCAGAGGAGATTAATGTATATGCTTGGCAGATCATCTCGTTTTTGCAGTCACAACAGGCAGATTTGATTGTGGTGGCATGCAATACATCATCAGCCCTAGCCTTGGACAACATGAGAAGGATATTTCAGATACCCTTAGTTGGTGTGATCTCCTTTGGAGTAAGAGCAGCGGTTCGGGTCAGTAAATCAGGCAAGATTGGTTTAATTGCCACCACCGCAACGGTTAACAGTAAAGCCTATGAGCGTGAGGCGGCAGACCAGAGCGATAGTGTAATTTACAGTCAGCCTTGTCCTTTGCTGGTTCCCCTAGTGGAAGCCGGACGTACGGGAACCAAGGAAAGCCTCGATGCCCTAAAGGCTTATGTTACACCATTGGTCTCTCAAAGAATTGATACTCTCATCTTAGGGTGTACCCATTATCCATTTCTTGTGCCTGAACTAGAGAGTTTTCTCCCGAAGGGCATTCAGATTATTGATCCGGCAGAGGAGACAGCCTTAGAGGTACAAAGACAGATTGGTGACTGTCCGGGACCTAGAGTTGATTATTACTTTTGTAGTGGTAATCCTGAGGAGTTTAGAAATAGAGCAAAGGGTCTAGGGTATGAGCTCGAAGTAGTTAAGGCTGTTGATATGGACCAGTTGTATCCAAGATCATCTTTTGAAGGGTGA